In Candidatus Paceibacterota bacterium, one genomic interval encodes:
- a CDS encoding PQQ-binding-like beta-propeller repeat protein, whose translation MNWFEIRRPRRAQRRRIESWALSALLLTMVASCGRAQPSVAVSDFTFIHTSDVHAPRPDSQATIARIHGLGEIDLAPFELKAPKPAFVLVTGDLNEFGGGSGAWEDYLSYWKGCTIPVYHQLGNHDNTWRANLKSLRALGLAAYYSFDRFGCHFVALMTPTFQDPRPSVGEEQIIWLQKDLARVGTRTPVFVFFHHPLPGSEFASRYDYDRLLDVLHRHNTVLLMAGHSHGHVHSVVEGIDETTGGSTFGPNAGFAVLSVKSGVLRAAYWKVGQPAPSLKLLEKTLPAKSSYPDITITSPAFRASGGGKLAISARLSGQVSVEKVTYTVDDELNGELTLSGQAPNWTAAGSADVSGLLPGAHYLRVDFAGGGGHFTRSTQFFFEPANQPTAWRAYLAASSKVTPTVADGVVYVGANDGKLRAINAKTGQGSWAVDTGAEILAEPLVSGGKVYTANGLGVVSAYTTAGVKVWSFTAGDAVYSSPVLADGKVIFGCNDGWLYALEAATGKLAWVNKDGTYAVESKPFAWNDKIYYGAWDQYVRCVNAKDGKLVWQQLGEGSRVAKGAKRYYSPADAMPVIAEGKLMIADRNMMVSILNAETGEPVGSVKGVSATGLSEDGKFVYLRKTNGDLVKVDSSGKELWSVPAHLSAIPTAPTEKNGVVYVCSGKGTVSALAADSGKLLWQYQASPQLFVMCSVACDGANAYLTAFDGSLTAIKCRAP comes from the coding sequence ATGAACTGGTTTGAGATCCGAAGGCCGCGGCGCGCGCAGCGGCGTAGAATAGAGTCCTGGGCCTTGTCGGCGCTGCTGCTGACGATGGTCGCGTCGTGCGGCCGGGCGCAGCCGAGCGTCGCGGTGTCGGACTTCACGTTTATCCACACCAGCGACGTCCATGCGCCACGGCCGGACAGCCAGGCCACCATCGCGCGGATTCATGGCCTGGGCGAGATTGACCTCGCGCCGTTCGAACTCAAGGCACCCAAACCGGCTTTCGTGCTGGTAACCGGCGACCTGAATGAGTTTGGGGGTGGCAGCGGGGCATGGGAGGACTACCTCTCCTATTGGAAGGGCTGCACCATTCCGGTGTATCACCAACTCGGCAACCACGACAACACGTGGCGCGCCAATCTCAAGTCCCTGCGCGCGCTGGGCCTGGCCGCCTACTACTCCTTCGACCGATTCGGTTGCCACTTCGTGGCGCTGATGACGCCGACGTTCCAGGACCCGCGTCCATCGGTCGGCGAGGAGCAAATTATCTGGCTCCAGAAGGACCTGGCCAGGGTGGGAACCCGAACTCCGGTATTCGTGTTCTTCCACCATCCCTTGCCGGGGAGCGAGTTCGCCAGCCGTTATGACTACGACCGGCTGCTGGACGTGTTGCACCGCCACAACACCGTGTTGCTGATGGCCGGCCATTCGCATGGCCACGTGCACAGCGTGGTTGAGGGAATTGACGAGACCACCGGCGGCTCGACCTTCGGACCGAACGCAGGTTTTGCGGTCCTGTCCGTCAAGAGCGGCGTGTTGCGTGCGGCATATTGGAAAGTGGGCCAGCCCGCCCCGAGCTTGAAGCTCCTCGAAAAAACGCTCCCCGCGAAATCGTCCTATCCCGACATTACGATTACTTCCCCCGCCTTCCGCGCGTCGGGCGGCGGCAAGCTGGCCATCTCGGCGCGTCTGTCCGGCCAGGTGAGCGTCGAGAAGGTCACTTACACAGTTGACGATGAGCTGAATGGCGAATTAACGCTCTCAGGCCAGGCGCCGAACTGGACCGCTGCCGGCAGCGCGGACGTGAGCGGGCTGTTGCCCGGGGCGCACTACCTGCGCGTGGATTTCGCCGGGGGCGGCGGGCATTTTACGCGCAGCACGCAGTTCTTCTTCGAACCCGCGAACCAGCCCACGGCCTGGCGCGCCTACCTTGCGGCGTCCAGCAAGGTCACACCCACCGTCGCCGACGGTGTGGTCTATGTCGGCGCGAACGACGGCAAGTTGCGCGCCATCAATGCCAAGACCGGCCAAGGATCGTGGGCGGTTGATACGGGCGCAGAAATACTGGCCGAACCGCTGGTGTCCGGCGGGAAAGTGTATACCGCTAACGGACTCGGTGTCGTCTCGGCTTACACCACTGCCGGCGTGAAAGTGTGGTCGTTCACCGCAGGCGACGCGGTTTACTCCTCGCCCGTGCTCGCGGATGGCAAAGTGATCTTCGGGTGCAACGATGGCTGGCTTTACGCGCTCGAGGCGGCCACGGGCAAGCTGGCCTGGGTCAACAAGGACGGCACCTACGCGGTCGAGTCGAAGCCGTTTGCCTGGAACGACAAGATCTACTACGGAGCCTGGGACCAATACGTTCGCTGCGTGAACGCCAAAGACGGCAAGCTCGTCTGGCAGCAACTGGGCGAGGGCTCGCGCGTTGCCAAGGGCGCCAAGCGTTACTACAGCCCGGCCGACGCCATGCCGGTGATCGCCGAAGGCAAGCTCATGATCGCCGACCGGAACATGATGGTGAGCATCCTCAACGCCGAAACCGGCGAGCCGGTCGGCTCGGTAAAGGGGGTCTCCGCGACCGGCCTTTCCGAGGACGGCAAGTTCGTCTATCTGCGCAAGACCAACGGCGACCTCGTGAAAGTTGACAGTTCCGGCAAGGAACTGTGGAGCGTCCCCGCCCATCTCAGCGCCATCCCGACCGCACCAACCGAGAAGAACGGAGTGGTCTATGTGTGCAGCGGCAAAGGCACCGTGTCAGCTCTCGCCGCGGATTCCGGCAAATTGCTTTGGCAATACCAGGCCTCGCCTCAACTCTTTGTAATGTGCTCGGTCGCCTGCGACGGCGCCAACGCCTACCTGACAGCGTTCGACGGCAGCCTGACGGCGATCAAGTGCCGGGCGCCCTAA
- a CDS encoding elongation factor G, whose amino-acid sequence MKDYQPGDIRNFAIVGHASCGKTMLSEAMLACAGVINRMGGIAAGTTVSDYHDSEQQRQISVLTTLMHFEWQEKKFNILDCPGYADFISEALGALRVSDVAVVAVHANHGVGVGTDAVWKCASQNGIPKILVANAFDKEETDFEKILAQLREHFGERVFPLSVPINAGPGFNQLLDVLRNQVTTYATDKSGKFTEAPPTGALAERAKQLHGQLIEFIAESDDALMEKFFAQGGLSEEEVRAGMRAAIQKQVFVPLFCTAAESNIGVARIMDFIAKYGPSPADRPKAEAVNGEGNKVEVALTDPDPVLYVFKTMSEAQFGELSFFRVYSGLVKFGSEVHNTARRSTEKIGQIYLLNGKTRTSVPTLCAGDIGAVVKLKDTQTGNTLCGGKKPVTLPKVEYPHPNIHASLKSNVKGEEDKVASGLAALHHEDPTFIYTVDSELRQTIVSAQGELHLEVIADSLRRRYNVHVELGEPRVRYRETIKARGDSKYRHKKQTGGAGQFAEVWMRIEPKPRDTGVEFTNSLVGQNVDRVFVPSVEKGVLKACEEGILAGYRVVDVKIDFYDGKMHPVDSKDIAFQIAGYFGFKEAFAMARPCLLEPIHLVEIRIPDDCMGKVMGDLSSRRGKIQGMDMEGGFQLIKAHVPAKELYRYSSTLRSLTGGRGMHAESFSHYEEMPREAEQRVVEESKRAKQAQQAE is encoded by the coding sequence ATGAAAGACTATCAACCAGGTGACATTCGTAACTTCGCCATCGTAGGACATGCTTCGTGCGGGAAGACCATGCTCAGCGAGGCCATGCTGGCCTGCGCCGGCGTGATCAACCGCATGGGGGGCATCGCCGCCGGCACGACGGTGTCGGACTACCATGACAGCGAGCAGCAGCGGCAGATCTCGGTCCTGACCACGCTGATGCACTTCGAGTGGCAGGAGAAGAAGTTCAACATCCTGGATTGCCCGGGCTATGCGGATTTCATCAGCGAAGCGCTGGGCGCGCTGCGGGTCAGCGACGTCGCGGTCGTGGCGGTCCACGCCAACCACGGCGTGGGCGTCGGCACGGACGCCGTCTGGAAATGCGCGAGCCAGAACGGCATTCCCAAGATTCTCGTTGCCAACGCGTTCGACAAGGAGGAGACGGATTTCGAGAAAATCCTGGCGCAACTCCGGGAGCACTTCGGCGAGCGCGTCTTCCCGCTGAGCGTCCCGATCAACGCCGGCCCCGGCTTCAACCAGTTGCTGGACGTGCTGCGCAATCAGGTCACCACCTACGCGACCGACAAGAGCGGCAAGTTCACCGAAGCCCCACCGACCGGCGCCCTGGCCGAGCGGGCCAAGCAGTTGCACGGCCAGTTGATCGAGTTCATCGCCGAGTCGGACGACGCGCTCATGGAGAAGTTCTTCGCGCAGGGCGGGCTCTCGGAGGAGGAGGTGCGCGCCGGGATGCGCGCCGCCATCCAGAAGCAGGTATTCGTGCCGCTGTTCTGCACCGCGGCCGAGAGCAATATCGGTGTCGCGCGGATCATGGATTTCATTGCCAAGTATGGCCCTTCGCCGGCGGACCGGCCGAAGGCGGAGGCCGTGAATGGCGAAGGCAACAAGGTGGAAGTGGCGCTGACCGATCCCGACCCCGTGCTCTACGTCTTCAAGACGATGAGCGAGGCGCAGTTCGGCGAGCTTTCATTCTTCCGCGTCTATTCGGGCCTGGTGAAATTCGGCAGCGAAGTCCATAACACCGCCCGGCGCAGCACCGAGAAGATCGGCCAGATCTACCTGCTCAACGGCAAAACCCGCACGAGCGTCCCCACGCTTTGCGCCGGGGACATCGGCGCGGTGGTCAAGCTCAAGGACACCCAGACCGGCAACACCCTCTGCGGGGGCAAGAAGCCCGTGACGCTGCCGAAGGTTGAGTATCCCCACCCGAACATCCACGCCTCCCTCAAGAGCAACGTCAAGGGCGAGGAGGACAAGGTCGCTTCGGGGCTGGCGGCGCTACACCATGAGGACCCGACGTTCATTTACACGGTGGACTCCGAACTGCGCCAGACCATCGTGTCCGCTCAAGGCGAGCTGCATCTGGAGGTCATCGCTGACAGCCTGCGGCGCCGCTACAACGTGCACGTCGAGCTGGGTGAGCCACGCGTGCGCTACCGCGAGACCATTAAGGCCCGGGGCGATTCGAAGTACCGGCATAAAAAGCAGACCGGCGGCGCCGGGCAGTTCGCCGAGGTCTGGATGCGCATCGAACCCAAGCCGCGCGACACCGGCGTCGAGTTCACCAACTCGCTCGTCGGCCAGAACGTGGACCGCGTCTTCGTGCCCTCGGTCGAGAAGGGCGTTTTAAAGGCCTGCGAGGAAGGCATCCTCGCCGGCTACCGCGTCGTGGATGTGAAGATTGACTTTTACGACGGCAAGATGCACCCGGTGGACTCCAAAGACATCGCGTTCCAGATCGCCGGCTACTTTGGCTTCAAAGAGGCCTTCGCCATGGCCCGGCCCTGCCTGCTCGAACCGATTCACCTCGTTGAAATCCGCATCCCGGACGATTGCATGGGCAAAGTCATGGGCGACCTGTCCAGCCGGCGCGGCAAGATCCAGGGCATGGACATGGAAGGCGGATTCCAGTTGATCAAGGCGCATGTCCCCGCCAAGGAGCTTTACCGCTACTCCAGCACCCTGCGCTCGCTGACCGGCGGGCGCGGCATGCATGCGGAGTCTTTCAGCCACTACGAGGAAATGCCGCGAGAGGCCGAGCAGAGGGTCGTCGAAGAAAGCAAGCGCGCCAAGCAGGCGCAGCAGGCCGAGTAA